The genomic window TGGAAATTCCCAATGAAAAAGCCATGAATGCCCTCAAGGGCGTGGTCATGGAACTGGATGATTGTGCGTTCCCCCTGCTCGCCGGGGTGGTGGCCACGGACGACCCCGAGGTCGCCTTCAAGGATGCGAATTACGCGTTGCTCGTCGGTGGGCGCCCGCGCGGCCCCGGCATGGAGCGCAAGGACCTTCTGGAGGCCAACGCGCAGATTTTCATCGTGCAGGGACGCGCCCTCAACAAGGTCGCCAGCCGCGATGTGCGCGTGCTGGTGGTGGGCAACCCGGCCAACACCAACGCCTTGATTGCCCAGCAGAGCGCCCCGGACCTGCCGGCCAAGAACTTCACGGCCATGATGCGACTCGACCACAACCGCGCCCTGACCCAAGTGGCCCAGAAGGCCGGGAAGCCCGTTTCGGCGGTCACGCACATGACCATCTGGGGCAACCACAGCGCCACCCAGTATCCGGACCTCTTCAATGCCTTGGTGGGCGGCGCCAACGCGGCCGAGACCATCAACGACCAGGCCTGGTTGGAAGGCCAGTTCATTCCGACCGTCCAGAAGCGTGGCGCGGCCATCATCGAAGCCCGTGGCCTGTCCTCGGCCGCCTCGGCCGCCAATGCCGCCATCGACCACATGCGCGATTGGGCGCTGGGCACGCCGGAAGGTGATTGGGTCACCATGGGGATTCCCTCGGATGGCTCCTACGGCATCCCGGCCGGAGTCGTGTACGGCTACCCCGTCACCTGCAAAAACGGGGAATACAGCATCGTCCAAGGTTTGGAAATCTCGGAATTCAGTCGCGGACGCATGAACGCCACGCTGAAGGAACTGCAAGAAGAGCGCGACGTGGTGATGCCCATGATCGCCCAGCCGGTCTGATTCCCCTCTGACCTGAGCCCCTCATTTCCTCCGAAATGAGGGGCTTTCTGCTGAGGGCCCAGCCCCTCGCCTGGCCCCCCTTCACCGTGCCAGCGCCGTGGAACTCCGCCCTGGACCCCGATCACCGAAACCCGCGGAGGGGATGGGGTACGCTGCGGACTCAGCCCCCCTCTCCTCGCGAGGCCAGCCCATGAACTGGACAGAAGGATACGTCACCGAAGTCACCTACACGCACGGGTACTACCGGGAACTCTCCCCTGCCCTGATGCGTCTGGCCTGTCTCAGCCAGGGGCTGGCGGCGCCGGAGGCCGACGACTTCCACTACCTGGAACTGGGCTTCGGGCAGGGGTTGAGCGTGAACATGCACGCCGCCGCCGTGGACGGCACCTTCTGGGGAACGGACTTCAATCCGTCCCATGCGGCCCAGGCCCGTGCCTGGAGCCGCATCACGGGCACCGACCTGGTCGCGCTGGATGCCAGTTTTGCGGAACTGGCCGCCCGAGATGACCTGCCGGCCTTCGACGTGATCGGGCTCCACGGCGTGTGGAGCTGGATCTCGCCCGAAAATCGCCGGGCGATCGCCGAGCTGGCCCGTCGCCATTTGAAGGTGGGGGGCGTGCTGTATGTCAGCTACAACACCACGCCAGGCTGGTCGCCGACCATCCCGGTGCGTCACCTGATGTGCCTGCACGCCGATCTGGCAGGGGCCGAAATTCAAGGCATGCCGGGGCGTATCAACGGCGCGATTGCCTTCGCTCAGCGGCTGGTGGACTCGAATGCCGGCTACTTTCGCAACAACCCGGTGGCCGCCGATCGGATCAAGAGCCTGGCGAACCTCGACCGCAACTACCTCGCCCACGAATATTTCAACCGGGACTGGCACCCGATGTCTTTCTCGGAAGCGGCAGACATCCTGTCCGAAGCCAAACTCAGTTTTGCGGGATCCATCCACTTGCTCGACCATCTCGATGCGATCAATCTGTCGACCGAGAATCAGAAAATTCTGGCCGAGATTCCTCACCCGGTCCTGCGCCAGAGCGTCCGCGACTACATGGTCAATCAGTATTTCCGGCGCGACCTGTTCATCAAGGGCCCACGCCGCCTCAGCGCGGCGGAGGCTGAACGGGCGTGGCGGGACGCCGCCTTCGTCCTGACCAGCCATCCGGATGACGTGCCGATGACCGTTCAAGGCGCGCTGGGACCGGCCAATTTGCTGGAAAGCCTCTACAAACCCTTGCTGGCAGCCTTTTTCGAGGACGGTGCCGGCCCCAAGACGCTGGGACAACTGCTGGAGCGTCGCGATCTGCCCAACGTCAACCTGGCGCAGCTGCGCGAGGCGGCCCTGGTCCTGACGGGCGCGGGCCATCTCTTTCCGGTGCAGCCGAGTTCGGCGAACGGCCACGCCCGTTGTCGAGCCTTGAACCAGCACCTGATCGAGCGGGCCCGCTCTGCGGGTGATATCAACTTCCTGGTCTCCCCCGTGATGGGCGCAGGCCTGATGGTGGCGCGCATCCCCCAACTGTTCCTGGCCGCCGTGCAGGCCGGTGCAGCCGATGCCCCGACCATCGCCCAGCAAGTGTGGGACATCCTCAACGCGCAGGGACAACGCCTGATTCACGAGGGCAAAACGCTGGAGTCGCCGGAAGAGAACCTGGCGGAACTGGAGCGGCAAGCTCAGGCCTTCCTGGATCGGCGCCTCCCCGTGCTGAAGGCGCTGGCGATCGCCTGATTGGCGCCCGCTCCTCTGCTCAGGGGCGCCCTGGGGTTCATCGCCCTCTCTGCCTTTCGACCACCAAACGGTGAACAGGGGCCGCGAACGATTGGATGCCACCCGAGCGGGTATGAGGGAGACAGGGCCGTTTGAAGCCAGGCGCGATGTGGCCGCTTCACCCAGGCCAGACCGCCTTGCTGACGGGTTCGGTTCTCGAGCGCAAGTGTGAGGGCAACCGACACGACAATCCTCCCAGGACCGGAATGCACCGGCGCCGGCAGAGGGACCCCCGGCAAGGGTCACGAGGAGTTCAGACGGTGACACAACCCATTCGCGCCCAGGAATCGACTCAACGCCCCGCGCCGATCACGCCAACCGAGTTGCGCGCGCAGGAGCCCAAGCCGCTTTCGAGCCGGATCGAGGCGGACAGCTTTCTGAGCACCCCACCCACGCCCGAGCAAATTCTGGTGATGGAACAGGCGATCGCCGCGTTGGACGCCCTCCCGCCAACGCCCAAAGGGGTGCTCGAAAAGCGCTCCTGGCTCCAATCGACGGCTCGAGTCCGCCAGGACGCCCAACGCGCGGCCTACGCGCTGGGCAATGCGGCGTTTTTTCACAACGCCTATCCCAAGGCGCGGGCCGATGCCGCCTCCGACAAGTTCCACGCCTTGCACGAGCGGGTGAACCGGATGGAAGAACAGGCTGGTCTGCGCCAACCCCTGCCGCCGCGTGATCCGGACCGCCCCAAAGGAAGCTGGAGCAAGGCCAATGAAAAATTGCTGAACAGTCGCTATGGGGGCTCTTTGGGCCTGCTCCTCGCACCCGCGGCCCTGCTGTTTGACGGCGCCGATGCCCTCGGGCGCCCCGCGGAACGGGCGCATTATCCCGAAGCGATGAAGGAATACCAGCGGCGCCTGGGCGAGTACGAAAAGGCGAGACGGGACTTCCCTCTCTAAACCTGGCGCCGCACGCCCGTCATCAAACGCTTCCGGGATCGCCTCGGCGGTTCCGCCGGCGTGATCGTTCTCGGCTCGACGGATTGTGTCGGGCCCGCAGGGCCCGCTGCAGGTTCCGGTGAATCGACCTCCGGCCCTTGATGAGCCTGCTGCCTGCGAGTCTGCGCCGCCAAATGCGCTCGCCTGTTGAAGAGCGGGCAACGAGGCTCGGGAGGCGCCGGCTGGTCGAACGATCTGACAGGTGAAGGACAGTTCATCCTTGGGTACGGGAAAAGGTGGAGCGACCCGACCTTCCGCAGTGGACTCGTCGCAGGGCCTGTGAAACCCGCCAGTCGCCCCTTCCGACAGGAGGAATCTTCGTTCGATGAAGTCACATCAGAATCGGGCGCTCGGCGCGGGCCTTTGCCTGGCCCTCTCGCTCACGTTGCCTGGCTGTGCCGTACCCAACATCTCGACGGCCGATGCCCAGAATGCCTTGAACGTCGCGGCCAAATTCGCGTCCGTCGGTCTCAAGGTCCTGGACGATGCCGGCATCGAGACCCCCTTCTCCCAGGAAGACATTCAATCCGTGCTGGTCAATGGCCAGAAAATCGTGGCGGCCTTCGATGAGGCCGGGAACCTCAAGGTCCCGGTCGAAGCCGGCAAGGATGCAGCCGTCGAGGTTCAGTTCAAGGACGGCCAATCGGTCAAGATGCCAGTTAATGTGGCCCAATCGGACTTTGACGGCGGCAAGACCCCTCAGCTTCAGGCCTATGTGATGCCCGGCTCGGAGGACAACCAGCTGCTCGCCGAAGTGGGTCGCGCCAATCAAAGCCGCGAGCAGATCTTCGATGGCAAGACCGTCGTGTTCGACACCGCCGTGGCGGAACTGACGAACGAGAACGCCGCCGCCTACTACATCGGGCCGCACAAGTCGCCCCGCCAAAGCTGGTGGGTCAAGGACGGCAACCTTCACATGCACGCCTCCAACCTGTTCCTGATGATGCAGGCCCAGGCGGGGCAGGCCGCCGGCCCAGGCGCCACCGACGCGCCCGCGGCAGCCGCGCCGCCCCCGCCCAAGTACTTTGCGCTGCTGCAAGCCCCGCCGCCCCCGCCGCCTGGCGGGATGCAGCCCCCACCTCCGGGTGGTGCCCAGCCTGGCTCCGGCGCGATGCCACCCCCGCCTCCGGGTGGTGCGCAGCCTGGCCCCGGCGCGATGCAACCCCCGCCTCCGGGTGGTGCGCAACCTGGCCCCGGCGCGATGCCAAAGGCCCCTGGCGGCAATCGCAAGGTCCACCTGACCATCGCCGCCAAGCTAGGTTCCGGTATCAAAGTCTGGACCTTCACGCCCAAGCGTGACGATTACAGGCTGCCTGGCCCCCCGCCTGTGGAACGCATGGGCATGGTCAAGTTCCAGAATCCTCCTAAGCTCAACAAGACCGATTACGACGTCAGGGAAGAGGTCTTGAAGAGCCTGGCCGAACTGGAAGCGCGGATGCCGGGTGGCCCGAACAAACGTCTGCCGCCTGCACCGACGCGGAAGCCCGGCGGACCCGGCGCAGGCCCTGTTGGCCCCGGTGGCGGACCCGCAGGCCCCACGGCTGGCCCTGGACGGCCCGGCGGTGGTCCGGCCCCCGCACCGGGTGGCGCGCCTGCTCCCGCACCGGGTGGTGGTCCTGCCCCCGCACCGGGTGGTGGTCCTGCCCCCGCGCCGGGTGGTGGTCCTGCTCCTGCACCGGGTGGTGCGCCGGCTCCCGCCCCATTCAGCGGGCGCTAAGTCCGTCAGACCAGACGATGCGTCGGCCAGGTAACCGGCCGACGCCCAGTTGGGGCGCCCCGAGGCACACGCGGCCTGGGGCGCCCTTCCGCTGACGTCCACGCAGCTCTCCTGGAGGCGGCCGTCGGGGCGAAGCGAAACGGATGTTGTTCAGGAGGAGATTCCTTGGCCCACCTTCCTGTCGGTTTCCAGACGGTCCTGCTGCTGGTGGCCTCCAATGTGTTCATGACCTTCGCCTGGTACGGGCACCTCAAGCACTAGGCGGCATCTCCCTGGTATGTCGCGGCCCTCGCCAGCTGGGGCATTGCGCTGTTCGAATACCTGCTGCAGGTGCCGGCCAATCGCATCGGTCACACCCAGTACAGCGTGGCCCAGCTCAAGATCATGCAGGAGGTCATTACCCTGGCGGTCTTTGTGCCGTTCGCAATCGCCTACATGCGCGAGGCCCCCCGCTGGGACTTCCTGTGGGCAGGGTTGTGCCTGGTCGGCGCCGTCTATTTCATGTTCCGTTCGGCGTGAGGCTGCCGCCCACGCCTGGTCTGGGATGGCGATAAGAGCGCGTCAGCGCCTCTGGTCGCGCCAGGCCGCCGGATACTTGGTTTCAACCGGCATGATACCCAGCACCGTGCCCGTCTCGGCGTTGACGTGAACCAGGTTGCCCCCACCCGCCACGCTCCAGAGGGCGTGAATGAACTTGCTGGGATGCGTCAGCGTGACCATCCGCAACGGGTTGTTGTTGCCTGGAATAAAATAGGGCTGGGCCAGCAGCACCGCCCGGTTGGCATCGATCAGGGTCTTCCCCAGCGGCTTGAGAACGTCCATCGGCTTGACCAGGTCCGGCTGGCTGTACTCGACGGCGCGCTGGTTCTGGTCAGACAAGAAGGTGGCCACCACCAGCACACTGCGCCGACTCGGCGAGAAAAAGCTGTGGTTGACGGCTGATAGGCGCTCCACCTTGACCAGGCCCCAGGCCACAAAGCGCAGCTCGGCGTCCTCAGCCCATTCGGCGGCCCTGGCGCGTGCGGCGGATTCGACGCCTTCCGGCGTGATCAACACCCCAGGCTCCCCCACCTTGCGCCAACCGAACTGGCGAGAACTCGCGCGCGCCTCAAGGCCATTCGAGGCAGCAGCCAGCGGAGTCGGAGCCTGGGCGCAAGCGCCCAGTGAGAGGGCGGCGAGGAGGGAAGCCAGGATACGCATCGGTCAGCAGCCTTTCAGAAGCCAGAAAAGGATTGCGCCGCTCCAAGGTTCAGGAGCGACCCCATGGTGGCACGCCCTTAATGCAAACTGCAATCAGTATTAACCTTTTAATAACCATTGACCTGGAACAGATCCCGGCGTTGACGAAGCATGACAGCTCCCGTTGAGGCCTGAAAAACGTCTCTCCGACCAACACCCCGTCCATTGAGGCCGCTGAACGTCAGCGCTGGCTTCTCTCGCTTCTCTGTCGGGCGACGCTGCCCGCCCCGTTACAGTGATGCCATGGCGACAGGAGGCCCCATGGGACACCACAGCGATCATCAGATGGGATGCGGGCAGCACCATTTGCCCCCGGGCGCCGCCCGATTCTATCCGGAAACGCGTCAGTTTCCGCCCGACACTCCCCATGCGCACGTGGCCGGCTACGGCGAGGCCATCTGCACGGATTGCCAGGCCATCTGGCGCCACAAACGCTGGCAGCTCGATGCCATCGGGGCCTCGCGGCTGGCCGGGCACCCTCGCGTCCGCAGGCTCCGATGCCCCGCATGCACGCAGATCGCACGCCACGAGTACGATGGCGAGGTCTTCCTCGAGGGCCCCCTGGTATCGAAAGACCACGGGGCAATCCTCGGGCTGCTCCGCAACACCGAATGGCGCCTCCGACAAAACAATCCCCTCGCGCGGCTGGCCCGCATCGAGCGAACAGGAGACCGCCTGCGCATTCTGACCATCACCCCCTTTCTGGCCGAGCGCATCGGAAAGGAGATGCAGAAAGCCTACGATGGCACGCTGCGGATCACCCACGCGCAACGGGAGCGATTCACCCGCGTTTTCTGGAGTCGCGACGAGGACGGTGACGTGCGCTGAGGGCCCGAGGAGCCCGCTCCGCGACACTCGGTGAGGCGAGGCGGCGGACGATCACCCTCCCGGAACCTCGACCAGCAGATAGGAGCGCACCCAAGCGGGTATGAGGGCAGGGTCCTCCCTTGCTTGACGGAGTCCCCCCGTGCGCGACTGCCCCACTCCTCGCCGCCGAACTGTCGGTTCACGCCTGCGCAGGCCTGCCGTCCAAGGGCTGCTGGGCCTGGCTCTCTGGCTGGCCAGCGCACCGGACGCCCAGGCCCTGCAATTCGGCGAATCCTCCACCACGGGCAAATCGACCCTGCTGCTCCCTCTGCGGGGAAGCGGGGCGGTGATCGGCCCTTTGGGCTACACCTACGGCCTGCGATTCGGCCAGAATGTCACGGACATGCTCGGGGCAGCCCCTCCCATCAGCGGCCTCACGGAAGCCGGTAGCGCCCTGCTGGATGCGGACCTGGGCCTGGCATACCGCTTCACGCTGGCGGACATCAACTTTCTGGGCAAATTCAATCCCAGCGTGGGGCCCTTCCTGGGCTACCGCTGGCTGGGCACGCTCAGCGGGCACAGCAACCTCCCGACCTCCGTGGGCCAGTTTCTGCAGAACAATGGCCAGCTGACCACCGTGGCCAGCCTGGCTCAGTTCCACGGACTCCATTACGGCGTGGGCTTCGACAGTGAATTGCCCCTGGGCTTCCGGGCCTTTGCCAACGCCGCCCTGACCACCCTGCTGGCCGGAAACTGGGACCAGCGGCGCAATGGCTTGACCGTCACCCAGCAGGGCCGGATCGACCCACGTCTGACCACCTTGCCGAGCCTGGGCGCCGGCCTTGTCTGGCAACCCCTGCCGATGCTCGCCATCAGCGCTGGCTATGATATCTTGGCGCTGCCCACGGCCATGCGCTCGCAGGACGCCAGCCTGGCCCCCGGCCTGACCACCCTGCGGAACTGGTCGGTGGGCGCCTCGATCTTCGGCATCAGCTTCTGACGGAGCGACCGGGGCCTCCTGCCCAGCTTGGCTGGCCCAGCAGCCGCTACCGCGACGCCGCTGGGACCGTCGCCAGGCGTTCCAGCGCCCCGATCCGCAGCGGCGTGGGCGGGTGAGAGTCGTGGAAGCGCGAGTACCAGGGGTCGAGCGTCAAGGGCGCGGCGTTGTCGCGGTGTAACGCCACCAGGGCGTCCATCAATTCGCTGGCTGAGGAGGTCTGCGCCGCATAGGCATCCGCCTCATATTCGAAGCGGTGGGGCAACCACGCAAACAAGGGCTGCAAAGGGAAGGTGACGAAGGGCAGGAGCGCGGTGAAGAGGATGATGCCCAGACTGTCAGTCAGCGGGCCCGCGTGCAGGCTCAGCAGCGCCGTCGGAATGCCGAGGCTGCCGGCGATCGCCGGGTGGTCCATCCAGAGCCCGAAGGCGGCGAAGCCGACGAAGGAGGTCAACAGTTCCGCCCCGATCAGCCGGGGGATGTGACCGCAGCGATAGTGCCCGATCTCGTGGGCCAGCACGGCTTCCAGATTCGACTCGGACAGCCGGGCCACCAGGGTATCGAACAGCACGATCCGCCGGGTACGCCCCAGGCCGGCAAAAAAGGCATTGCCATGACTGCTGCGCCGACTGCCGTCCATGACGTACAGGCCCTGGGCCGAAAATTGGCAGCGTTCCAGCAATCCTTCCAGCCGGGCTTTGAGCGCCCCCTCCTCGAGCGGCTTGAAGGTATTGAAGAGCGGCGCGATCCAGACCGGAAACGCCACGGCCAGCCCTGCGGTGAAGATGGCCTGCACCGCCCAGAGGGCCACCCACCAGGCCCCGCCCAGCCAGACACGATGGCCCATCAGCCACAGCGCAACGGCCAGTAACGGCACCCCCAGCAGGCTCAGGAGCAGCATCCCCTTGAAGAGGTCGAGCAAGAAGGTCTGCCACGTCATGCGGTTGAAGCCAAAGCGGGCCTCGATGCCAAACTGCGCATAAGCGGATAAAGGCAGATTCAGAAGCGTCTGCAGCAGGACCACGCCCACGACCAGGGCGATCGCCGCTGGCATCGGCCCCAGCTGGCCAGCCACCACCCAGTGGCCCAGCGTGCTCAGCCACCAGGCCAAACCACCGCCCCACAACAGGGCCAGCAGAAAAGCCAGGCCCAAGACCTCCGTCAGTCTGCCCAGGCGCAAGCCACTCAGGGCATAGTCGATGGCCTTCTGGTGATCCGCCAGGGTGACCTGAGCGGCAAAGCGAGGAGGCACCACCGATCGGGCGCGCCGCAAGTGGCTCGCCTGGCGCCAGGCGAGGCCCCACTGCAACAGGACGGAAGCGGCCAACAGCGCAAGAAACAGCGCGGTCAAGGTCTGAGCGTCGGGCATCGGCTTTCCTCAGGCCAGCAGGCCGGCAACGGGAACCCTTCATTTAAGCGGCTCCCTGAGTAGAACGCCAGTTGCGCCCCTAAGCTACAATCCTGAAGCGACAGGAGGCGCTTCCATGACCCCGAAACAAGCCCGCTGGGCCGCCATCACCGTGACCGCCGGCGCCCTGGCCATCACCGCCGCCCTGGCGTTGCAGCCGCCAGGCCACATCGGGCGGGCGTTGTGGCCCGCGGCG from Candidatus Sericytochromatia bacterium includes these protein-coding regions:
- a CDS encoding malate dehydrogenase, whose amino-acid sequence is MKAPVRVAVTGAAGQIGYSLLFRIANGDMLGKDQPVILQLLEIPNEKAMNALKGVVMELDDCAFPLLAGVVATDDPEVAFKDANYALLVGGRPRGPGMERKDLLEANAQIFIVQGRALNKVASRDVRVLVVGNPANTNALIAQQSAPDLPAKNFTAMMRLDHNRALTQVAQKAGKPVSAVTHMTIWGNHSATQYPDLFNALVGGANAAETINDQAWLEGQFIPTVQKRGAAIIEARGLSSAASAANAAIDHMRDWALGTPEGDWVTMGIPSDGSYGIPAGVVYGYPVTCKNGEYSIVQGLEISEFSRGRMNATLKELQEERDVVMPMIAQPV
- a CDS encoding class I SAM-dependent methyltransferase; this encodes MNWTEGYVTEVTYTHGYYRELSPALMRLACLSQGLAAPEADDFHYLELGFGQGLSVNMHAAAVDGTFWGTDFNPSHAAQARAWSRITGTDLVALDASFAELAARDDLPAFDVIGLHGVWSWISPENRRAIAELARRHLKVGGVLYVSYNTTPGWSPTIPVRHLMCLHADLAGAEIQGMPGRINGAIAFAQRLVDSNAGYFRNNPVAADRIKSLANLDRNYLAHEYFNRDWHPMSFSEAADILSEAKLSFAGSIHLLDHLDAINLSTENQKILAEIPHPVLRQSVRDYMVNQYFRRDLFIKGPRRLSAAEAERAWRDAAFVLTSHPDDVPMTVQGALGPANLLESLYKPLLAAFFEDGAGPKTLGQLLERRDLPNVNLAQLREAALVLTGAGHLFPVQPSSANGHARCRALNQHLIERARSAGDINFLVSPVMGAGLMVARIPQLFLAAVQAGAADAPTIAQQVWDILNAQGQRLIHEGKTLESPEENLAELERQAQAFLDRRLPVLKALAIA
- a CDS encoding M48 family metallopeptidase; translated protein: MPDAQTLTALFLALLAASVLLQWGLAWRQASHLRRARSVVPPRFAAQVTLADHQKAIDYALSGLRLGRLTEVLGLAFLLALLWGGGLAWWLSTLGHWVVAGQLGPMPAAIALVVGVVLLQTLLNLPLSAYAQFGIEARFGFNRMTWQTFLLDLFKGMLLLSLLGVPLLAVALWLMGHRVWLGGAWWVALWAVQAIFTAGLAVAFPVWIAPLFNTFKPLEEGALKARLEGLLERCQFSAQGLYVMDGSRRSSHGNAFFAGLGRTRRIVLFDTLVARLSESNLEAVLAHEIGHYRCGHIPRLIGAELLTSFVGFAAFGLWMDHPAIAGSLGIPTALLSLHAGPLTDSLGIILFTALLPFVTFPLQPLFAWLPHRFEYEADAYAAQTSSASELMDALVALHRDNAAPLTLDPWYSRFHDSHPPTPLRIGALERLATVPAASR